The following are encoded together in the Pseudomonadota bacterium genome:
- the pnuC gene encoding nicotinamide riboside transporter PnuC: MFQLLEAIAVVLAIAYLLLAARENSWCWVCAFISTAIYIGLFYTVALLSESLLNIFYLVMAVYGWWQWRGGGGVERREIHRWSWRRHVAVILGTALCVPLLARLTSAAGAEYAYLDAATTCYAVVTTFMVTRKVLENWLYWLVVDSVSIYLYLAKGLTLTAGLFALYLGICVAGFFSWRRAMVRGSKAALAAPT; encoded by the coding sequence ATGTTTCAGCTGCTCGAAGCCATCGCCGTGGTGCTGGCGATCGCCTACCTCCTGCTGGCAGCTCGGGAAAACAGCTGGTGCTGGGTGTGTGCTTTTATCAGCACCGCCATCTATATCGGGCTGTTTTACACGGTGGCGCTGCTGTCTGAATCGCTGCTCAATATCTTCTATCTGGTGATGGCGGTCTACGGATGGTGGCAGTGGCGCGGGGGTGGCGGCGTCGAGCGGCGCGAGATTCACCGCTGGAGCTGGCGCCGCCACGTGGCGGTGATTCTAGGCACGGCGCTGTGCGTCCCGCTGCTGGCCCGCCTCACGTCCGCGGCGGGTGCTGAATACGCCTACCTGGACGCCGCCACAACGTGTTACGCGGTGGTGACCACCTTTATGGTCACGCGTAAAGTGCTCGAAAACTGGTTGTACTGGCTGGTGGTCGACTCGGTGTCGATCTACCTCTACCTGGCCAAAGGTCTGACCTTGACGGCCGGGTTGTTCGCGCTCTACCTCGGGATCTGCGTGGCGGGGTTTTTCAGCTGGCGCCGCGCGATGGTGCGGGGCTCAAAAGCGGCGCTGGCGGCGCCCACGTGA
- a CDS encoding TonB-dependent receptor gives MRPYRSTQVHRLVAAAFCLVLGPGSIGLAPLGAQELEEIVVTASLRESQSLLDVPVSVTVLDDQLKAGGVQHFQEVMDRVPNLNWSSASNRPRFFQLRGIGERSQYEGAPNPSVGFVVDDIDFSGLGLVGTLFDTERVEVLRGPQGTRYGANALAGLIYVQTAAPSFDPHLDVRATGGTEGTLGLGVSAGGALNEGNTAAWRVAVEQFENNGFRDNDFFPADDTNRRDELSARVRLRWLPSDRLSLDLTLLLADIDNGFDAFAPENTFVVHSDDPGRDAQRSLGGALRAVYRGSQMDFTSITSVADSDIVYTFDGDWGNDRYWGEFAPYDFTSATLRDRQTFSQEFRLASTGAGPRRWVGGVYLLDLDEDNRFNDFFNDEVFRDLSSSFESTSIALFGELDQDLSERDTLTLGLRLEQRSADYSDTGGVSASPDDTMVGGQLSWVRQLSDASSSYVTLARGYKAGGFNLGLSVPEGRREFEPEYLWNLEAGIRGRWLDGRARGSLSVFVARRDDMQVGTSFQADPTDPLTFVFFTDNASSGRNMGLELEGEYRINDRWRADLALGLLDTRFEDFQSPQRTLDGRDQAHAPGYQFALGLNWESEQGYYARFEVTGRDDFFFSDSHDQRSQPYELVNVNLGYASDRWSVELWGRNVTDEEFATRGFFFGLEPPDFPDRLYTQLGDPAVFGLTATWRM, from the coding sequence ATGCGACCGTACCGTTCCACCCAAGTCCACCGCCTGGTGGCCGCCGCCTTTTGTCTTGTCCTCGGTCCGGGGTCGATCGGCCTGGCCCCGCTGGGGGCACAGGAGCTCGAAGAGATCGTCGTGACCGCCTCGCTGCGCGAGTCTCAGTCGTTGCTCGATGTGCCGGTTTCCGTCACGGTGCTCGACGATCAGCTGAAGGCGGGCGGCGTGCAGCATTTCCAGGAGGTGATGGACCGCGTGCCGAACCTGAACTGGTCTTCGGCGTCGAACCGCCCTCGTTTCTTTCAGCTACGCGGGATCGGCGAGCGCAGCCAGTACGAGGGTGCGCCCAACCCGTCCGTCGGTTTTGTGGTCGACGACATCGACTTCTCCGGCCTGGGGCTGGTGGGCACGCTGTTCGACACCGAGCGGGTTGAGGTGTTACGCGGACCTCAGGGGACCCGCTACGGGGCGAACGCGCTCGCTGGCCTGATTTACGTGCAGACCGCCGCGCCGTCGTTCGACCCGCACTTGGACGTGCGGGCCACCGGTGGCACCGAAGGCACGCTGGGGCTGGGCGTGTCCGCCGGCGGTGCCCTCAACGAGGGCAATACCGCGGCCTGGCGAGTGGCGGTCGAGCAGTTCGAGAACAACGGCTTCCGGGACAACGATTTCTTTCCGGCGGACGATACCAACCGACGTGATGAGCTGAGCGCCCGGGTGCGACTGCGGTGGCTGCCCAGCGATCGGCTGTCGCTCGATCTGACGCTGCTGCTGGCGGACATCGACAACGGCTTTGACGCTTTTGCGCCCGAAAACACCTTTGTTGTTCACAGCGATGATCCAGGGCGCGACGCCCAGCGCTCGCTGGGAGGGGCGCTGCGCGCCGTCTACCGCGGTTCGCAGATGGACTTCACGTCGATCACCAGCGTCGCCGACTCTGACATCGTGTATACCTTTGACGGCGACTGGGGCAACGACCGCTACTGGGGTGAGTTTGCGCCCTACGACTTTACGTCGGCCACGCTGCGCGATCGCCAGACGTTCAGCCAGGAGTTTCGCCTGGCCTCCACGGGCGCAGGCCCCCGCCGCTGGGTCGGCGGCGTCTATCTGCTGGACCTGGATGAAGACAACCGCTTCAACGATTTCTTTAACGACGAGGTTTTTCGCGACCTGTCCAGCAGCTTTGAGTCGACGTCGATTGCGCTGTTTGGCGAGTTGGACCAAGACCTCAGCGAGCGCGATACGCTGACGCTGGGGCTGCGGCTGGAGCAGCGCAGCGCAGACTACAGCGATACGGGCGGCGTCAGCGCTAGCCCTGACGACACCATGGTCGGCGGTCAGCTGTCGTGGGTTCGTCAGCTGTCAGATGCCAGCAGCAGCTATGTGACCCTGGCCCGCGGCTACAAGGCCGGTGGGTTTAATCTGGGGCTGTCGGTGCCGGAGGGGCGCCGGGAGTTTGAGCCGGAGTACCTGTGGAACCTGGAGGCGGGCATCCGCGGTCGCTGGCTGGACGGTCGGGCGCGCGGCAGCCTGTCGGTGTTTGTCGCGCGTCGTGACGACATGCAGGTCGGAACGTCGTTCCAGGCTGATCCGACCGATCCGCTGACGTTTGTCTTTTTCACCGACAACGCTTCCAGCGGCCGGAACATGGGGCTGGAGCTGGAAGGCGAATACCGCATCAATGATCGGTGGCGGGCAGATCTGGCGCTCGGGCTGCTGGACACCCGCTTCGAAGACTTTCAGTCGCCACAGCGGACCCTCGACGGTCGTGATCAGGCCCATGCTCCGGGCTATCAGTTTGCGCTCGGTCTGAACTGGGAGTCTGAGCAGGGATACTACGCACGATTTGAGGTCACCGGTCGCGACGACTTCTTTTTCTCTGATTCGCACGATCAGCGGTCGCAGCCGTATGAGCTGGTCAACGTTAATCTGGGCTATGCTTCCGACCGCTGGTCGGTTGAGCTGTGGGGGCGCAACGTGACCGACGAAGAGTTCGCGACCCGGGGCTTTTTCTTTGGCCTGGAGCCGCCGGATTTTCCCGATCGGCTCTACACGCAGCTCGGTGATCCGGCGGTCTTTGGCCTCACCGCAACCTGGCGCATGTAA
- a CDS encoding RNA polymerase sigma factor produces the protein MKAACAGDHRAFEELVRRHETPLYRFLVARLGHASDAQDVLQEAFAAAWRFRDSYRARWRFSTWLYRIALRHGLRLRDNGGTEQAAQVSLDQVELTAPGSTDSLEMDIWGFARQHLSSTAFTTVWLHYHEQWKLAEIAACLGQPVSWVKVTLHRARKRLARLLDQHGQRAVL, from the coding sequence ATGAAGGCCGCCTGTGCGGGAGACCACCGGGCCTTCGAGGAACTGGTGAGGCGTCACGAAACGCCGCTTTACCGGTTTCTCGTCGCTCGCCTGGGGCATGCGTCCGACGCGCAGGACGTGCTGCAGGAGGCCTTTGCGGCCGCCTGGCGCTTCCGCGACAGCTACCGGGCTCGCTGGCGCTTCAGTACGTGGCTCTATCGAATTGCGCTGCGGCACGGCCTGCGGCTGCGAGACAACGGTGGTACCGAACAAGCGGCGCAGGTGAGTCTGGATCAGGTTGAGCTCACGGCGCCCGGCAGCACCGATAGCCTGGAAATGGATATCTGGGGCTTCGCCCGCCAGCACCTGTCCAGCACGGCTTTTACCACGGTCTGGCTGCACTACCACGAGCAGTGGAAGCTGGCGGAGATTGCGGCCTGCCTTGGGCAACCGGTAAGCTGGGTGAAAGTCACGCTGCACCGCGCGCGTAAGCGTCTGGCTCGGCTGCTCGATCAGCACGGCCAGCGGGCGGTGCTATGA